From the genome of Erinaceus europaeus chromosome 1, mEriEur2.1, whole genome shotgun sequence:
GTCACTTAAGTTTCATTCAACAATTAGAGCAAGTAATGTCATTAAGTGGAGAATTTATTAAATACATTTGTTTTCAGCTTTTATCAGAAAATACTTattgagtaaataaaaaaaattctgaagttAGCTATGACCATgcgaatattaaaatattaatgaacaCTTTAGGATAGAGTTGGACAGGGAAAAATATTTAGTGGCTATGGTGGATAATCTAGGAGTGTTTGATAaagtttgttatttattatttgagaTATATATTTATGTCATAAATAACTACATATATTAATTTTATGAGGAGAGGCATGTATTGCAGACCACACTAAAAGTAAATGTATGGAAATAAAAACATGCAGCATTTTATGTCCCTTTCCAATTACTGCACTTATAGGAGCAACTAGAATAATAGAAGTGACAAACGAAAGAGCTAATATCTAAAGATTCTTCATTGTATCAAATTGAAGCACTTATAAGCATAAAGCACATATTAGTTGGAGACTTCTATTTATTTGCTAAAAAATATCCCATGTAACTCTTATGTCTAAGAATTAGGCATTGTAGTAAGCATAAAATGTGACATTACCTGCCAACTTACTTAGTATGTGTTTTTGTCTTTGACTTTTAAACCCAGGTTTAACTAAAATGAGCTTTCAAGTTTCTATGGACTAATCAAAGTAATTACTGTTTTAATGcctttgtttttactttaaattGAATATTGTAAGTATTTTGGTCTTTTTATGAATCTTAAAATGTTAAAGGAAGTAGTGTTTTCTCACATTTCgaaattaagtatttatttttcaataacaTTTTAGATAATTTTGCATCTATGCTAAAAATAATATTCATTTCCTTAACAGAAAGTAcctcagattaaaaaaatacttgcaaaaatttttaagaaaaagttgACTTAATGCTTAGCCAGTTGAAGACCTTAGTTACTACCCCTTAACTTATAGGGTGATTGTCCATAATAACTACTTCATTGGGAAACATTTAATAAATAGCCATGTGACAGAAATAATTTGAAGATGTGTGCTACCGAGATCTTCCAAAGTTCCAATTATAATTTTGTACTCATAAAACTAATTTTCTGAATTTCAAAGGTAGCTTATTTTATTGAGTACTTCCTGATTTTGTTTAATTTCACTTTCCTAAGAAACCTACAGTTTGTGGATATGCATGtctgatgattttcaaaaagaaaatgaaataggcTTTTCTTTAATTCTTCTTCCTGCTCTAGGATGCTTTTAATAGATTTCCACcataccaccacccccccaccccccacaatgaCTCTTGATGTTTCTGTGGAGGCCTGGTTGGGGAAATAATTTCTTTTCATGAAAGTGTCAGTCTGGGAGCACAGACTTagtctaccaccagagttttgaccAAAGTCCCACAGAGAGACTATACATGCCAATTGTAGCTGTTCTTACTTAAATAGACAATGCAAGATTTAATGTTTTAACCAGTTAAATCCATGTTCCAAGTCTCTCTCACATTTGTCTTCACTTTTCAGAGAAGACAAGCATAttgaacaacaaaaaataactctTACACTAAGTTCTTCAGTAGTTGCCAGAGCAAAATTAATGCATAAAATGAGGTTACTCCATCAAGTATTTTTGTGTTTAAAATCTGAATTTCCATCGAAACATCTCTATTAACAGAGCAGATTTAAGTTGCATTCTTCTAATAAAATGAGGAATGTTTGAGATTGGGATTCACTTGTAAATAATCAATCTTTCACTTATCTGTGAACTTTATTCTAAAACTTATAAGCAGAAATAATAATTACTTTATATAACCACTGATACCCTTTGCCCATTTGATGAAGATATTAATTTATGGTTGGTTAGCAGTTTATGACTGTCATTAGTTTTTCAGTTTGCTCCACATTagaaatctatttttcttttttattttaatctgagACAATTATATAAAGATATGGTTATGTTTTATCTAGAATGTATCATTCCTCTATAGCTTTTCAAATTATTCATAGATCATAGTTCTTATATGTGCatatatgaatttaaaaatacagCAATAAAATGCTTGAAACAGATCATAAATTTGCTTCATATTTTATTGCATCTTTGAATCAGGTtgaaaagacaagggcaactCTGATCTCTGGGAAAGAATTAACTCTTTCCCAAGCTGGAAAGGAGAATGCTATCTCATAGTGACTAGTTAAAGCCAACTCCCCCATCAAAGCCTCCTAAGATAAGCTTGTCTATCAtatattggggggtgggggtagtggtGGGAGAAGGCACAATCCTTTTTCCCTTGGCTGTCTAACCTTCCCAGGACAGTCATTTCTTACCCAGAGCTTTTCTAATCTGTCTTTTTGTGTTGCCAGAATTAAAAGAGtacaaggaaagggaaagagaagtcaCAGGCACATGCACTCTGGGGTACCTGGTAATTTTTCAATAGTCCAGAAGCCTCCTAACTGGTGTTAAGATGGAAAATCTTAATGACAGTGGTAGAATTAAACCCAAACCAAACTTCAGGAAAGCGAGCCGTTTCTCTGCCTCGATTAGGAAGCTAAGAACTCTTTGGGGTTCAAAATTGAGGCGCTTTAAAAACAGAATCCCAGGTTTGGCGCGATTATGGAGCACTCATGGCAAGCCTGGAGTCTGCGCGTGGCCACTAGGGCACAGGAGCCCAAACGATTCTAAAGCCACTTCTCCAAAGAGTGTGAGGCACTGCTCTTGAAGTTCGCCTTTAGTCCCAAGGAATTCCGAGTTTGAATGGCATTGCGCCCGCAGTAGGAGCCCGGGACGCctatggtgcggaagtgctgctcAGAGACCACGGGTCTCCAGTCTCCTCCGCGCACTGCGCCAGCCTGGCAGCAACGCGCAGGGCACGCGTCTTGTGGACGTTGTTCTGTCTGCAGTCTAGGTCTGACTGACTTGCTGGAAAGCAGCTTCCTCCCTCCTTCAGTCTTCCCGAGATCTAAGCAGATACTTGCCCTTGCCCTGGGGCCAGCCACCTGGTTATTCCACACAGTTTACAGAAGTCTGGTCCCAGTAAACAAACACACACCCATAGATCAGGAGAACCGGGCTGGGGAGAAAAGAAACCCAGAGTTCCTTCTACTTCTCAACTTCATTTACTGTGTTCAGGTTTTCCCTGTTTCTCTTCTTCCATCGATTGTGCCTAATGTTTGATCTAAAAGGCTGAGTTTAAATCaccctgcaacttggtgactggtgAGTCTGAGAAGCATTCAAATTCTAAGTGTCATTGCGGAGCGCTTGCCTAGtacacaacagaaaaaaaaaagttgatcgaTGTAAAGTTGTTAGGTATGCGGATAATTTCTTCAGAACTCCATTGACATTAAGGGAAACCTTATTTCTGATGTTTAAGTTTTGCAATTTAGTCTTGTCTGGAGTCACCATAGAGTAGTTGAACGctccttccctttttcccatCGAAATCAATTCGACTAAGTGGGGCTTGCCAGACCAGGATTCTTAACCTCCCAACCTTCCTGGAGCGCATTTTCGGGTCTCCTCTGCTTGCTCCGCCCTGCAGAGCCGCCACAAGTGCTCAGCCGGGAAGTGAACTCTTATCATTATTTTTCAAAGTCTGGGAAGTGCAttatctctctcttattttttttttccctagcggTAATTAGTTACCATAGCATCTAATACGTAAATGTGCCCAGAGCACACCATTAACAGTTAAACGGAAGATTCAATTTAACACATGATTATATCTTTCATAAGTCATTGCATTGGAAAAGTCAATGTCATTCATGTTGGAAAAATCGCAGGGTCTGGGCACATAGAAAGGTTCGGTTCTGGAGACTGAAACAAAGTGTGCATGTGGAAGAGATGAGTCTGTGAGCTCCAGCTCTCCCTAGTGAACAGTTGGTACTATGAATGGGTGGTGAGTCTGATAAATGGAATAAGAATTTAAGCTTAAACTAAAATCTTTGACTGGGTGCACAGTTCCAGAGAGCTGAGAATGCACTGCATTgtgcataacacacacacacacacacacacacacacacacacacacaaattaggaAGGGTCATTAGTGAATTCTTCAAAGATgactttgttgttgctgttgttagttaCACAGGACTCTTAAACTTCCCAAAACCTCTGTCAGTGTTCAGTATCTAATTAGGGGTGAAAGCGAAGTGAGAattagaaaatagagaaggaagtaaAATTAAAGAAGGAAACCATCAGAATAAAGAGCTACCTGGAACTCTGTGTCTTTGCCAAGTCTCACCCCTGAAGAACACAAACAGTGGGTAACTCCTTTTCTGTGGTGACTGAGTGAAGCACTCCAGGACACAAGGGTTATTAGAGAAAGCTTGGTGGCTAACCAAGGTATTTGACTAAATGTtgcagtcttagggttcaagcTGTTTGTTTTGGCCCAAGGTCATCTAGGCAAGATCATACTGTTGACCCCACTAATCAATGGTCCAGCCAGTCCCTATGTGATGACATCTGTAACCCACAAGTATGGGGACCAACTTTCCAGACTGGGACTCAGCACTCCCTCTGAAGGAAGGTAAGTGGTCTAGTCTTGAAGTAGGGAGTAGGGGTAGGGGTCTATTCTTCCAACAAGTAGTGTCTTACTTTGAAAGCCCTTGGGCAAGTACTTTGAAAAGACTTGGGTCAGGACCAGGAGGTACACCTAAGTAGGTTTCTGGGTGAGTGCCCTTCTCTACTGACTTTCAGatgccctacttttttttttttttcttacctagaACCCAAAACTGGTCAACTCTGGATTTGGACAGAGAAGTAATTTGTCTGAAattattagaaagaaaataaacattagtaAGCCTGCTACTATGAACAAGTGTACATATTCATGGTGACATTTCAATTTATTCTCAGCATATAAATTGAGTCTTCTCCCCCACCCATTTCAGCCTCTTTTGGGACTAAAACTAGAAGTTCCATTACTAAGAGATGAAAGGAAGGTGAGCATGTCTTTTCTTCTTGAAGCTTAAATTTATCActtgtacatttaaaaataatagttgtACAGTACAGAGGTTGCAGAAAAGGTATTTCAAGAAGGCTTTAATAATGAGAAATATTAAGCATTAAATATTGCAGCCAATGTGTCCCCTACAATGTTaatatgcaaaaaaagaaaaaaaaccacattGATAGTGGCTGTGGTTAATTCCTAATCAGAATGATGGACAGCAAGACCAGAACAATACAAACTAATGGCTGTGTTGCTGATCACTTTACCCCTTGATTAAAGACACCCAATTATGGCACAGAACAGTGTCGTAATTATGTTTCTTAATCACATCCAGGAGGTTTAATTGCCTTAACGATGTGTTTCATTAAATGAATTTAGGTATTATAGTCGACAGTTTTCATACACAGTTGTTTTCAAATTAACATAATATTAGACATCGTCATGgaaattgttttaataatcatAATTAGACGCACCCAGGCTTTGTCTGGTAAATGCTGAGAGACGGGTCTTCTGCCTGGGGGCTgccctggtctctttctttcctctaccCCCACTCCCATACTGGGAGAGCTCCAGCTTCAAGCCCTTttgctgttacattttctgaaAAGTTACAGGTTCTGATTAATCTTTTTTGATGGCAATTGGGGCAGAAAACatcctccctcaccccccactaAGTTTGATGGCATTTAGGGATATCACTATAAGCTGAGATTTTGCAGACAAAATTGCATTCAGCATCCTTGCCTACAGAGGAAACATTGTAACTCCACCACCATGACCTTTATAAACCCCACTTCAATGAAATTCAAGCCTTCTATATTTGAGATCATCGTAAGATCCAAATATTTGCCGATATAGACATTACTTAACCCAGTGTCCAACTTAAGCCAAGCACAACCCCTATAAGCCTACAAATAACACTTAAGTTTTGAACATTTTCTGTAggcattgtttacattcataattCATCTTATTGAAAACTATTTAATAAACTTTCTATTCTGTGGTGGGCCTTGCCTGGCATGGTTAACAATGCCACACCAAGTGGCAAAGCAATCTCAGGGAAAGCCTGGTCTTGAGGAACTAAGACCTTCTCTGGGTCTCACCACTAACCCCATTTATCTCTCTCCCAATGACCAGGCCCAATGACCATCCTTTTGACAAGTAAACATGTGAACTAAGGTTTTCCTAAATGTGTACCCCAACAAGAACTTTAGTTCCACCTTCTctgaaattcctttcttttttgttacctTCCAAGCAAAGAGTAACATAGAGGAGAGGTGATTTCTCCTTCCACAAAGCACAGTATAATAAAATGTTtgatcaaaatattttaataaagattcTTTCTGACATAGATACACATACAAATGGTCGTACATAGCTGTAATAGTCTGGTCGACCTATTTAGTATATATCATTCTTTACATATCCAAAAACCCACCAATGGATCCATTCCAGCTCTGAACTCATCATCCAACCTGACAAACTGAATTTGTAGTATCTGCAAGGAGTGGAAAATAGCAGGActccattaaagaaaaaaagggggggctattTTCTTGATTTTCATAGTATAGAAAGGCAAGCAAACAGCCATGCAAACTAAAACAGAAAGCTCACTTTGGGTAAATAGCTTCTTGTTTTCCcttagtctttctttttattttaaatttttatattttttaaaaaaataacaaaagatttCACACCATAGACAAATCAAACCAGTTTTTTAACTTAAATAATTCTCCACAGTTAAAATAacttatatatgtacatatatttaaaagTGGTTAAATTAGACCTTTTAAAATGCACAGCAGGGAAATTATTCGCTTAGCATGTTCTTACTTATGGATCtattgctgtgatgtctttcccttttaGAATGCAAATGAATACCCTTTCAAAAAAGAGATCAAGTCATTCATCAATTAAGAATACACCTTTCCTGTAATTTTTGGACTGAAGCAATTTATTAAAGCTCAATTTAAATACAGGGATGATGCAACTGAAAATATCCAGGTGACCTTTTATAAACCTAAGCAGCTCAGATACATCAATATGTCTCTTCATATTTGTTGGCAAATAAACCTTTTAAACACTTGGCACACAGTATAAGTTAATCTATAAAACAGTTTTAGAGGCATTAAAATATGCACATAGGACTCATGACCTTAACACATGATAAGTACTGCTGATGTTGGGTCATTGaagaataacaaataaataccaTGGATTTTTAAATACATCATTGCAGAGTGGAAAGTAACAAGGTgcacacaaatatttttaaatgcaattCTTTCAGCCACAGTTTTTTTTTGTCCCTTTATATCACTCTTGCCAAAACTTTCGAGCATTTTCACAGGATTAAAGTTCagagacaataaaaaatacaagtctttcatagcaacatgtctctctctctctctttttccttttccattcACTTAAATAAATCTACATTTCAAGTTTTTCTCCTGGCTCTGaatcaaatttttattttcaagtgCCCTTTCTGATTTGTCTGAATGAATATTTCGTCCCAGgaactcctcctctccctttcagcACTAGCGAAATTCACAATTAGTgagattagtgtttttttttttttgtcatttaataCTTAATACTCTTAATAACCAAGCGACTACTTCTCAACTTTTTAACCTTATAGGAACACTCAATATTCCTCGCGGTCTAGTCTGCCACCAAAGCTGCCACTTTTCTGGGAAAGGGGGAgcgggaaaaaaaagaagtccccACTCCATCCCAACTCcagctccctcctccctcccacctcaTCCCTTTAGACAGAGATTCTGGATGTCAGGAGGAAAAGTTTCATTTGTTTCTGTTACTCTGTGAGCGCCCCCCccgtcaccccccaccccaccaccagttCTCGCCTCTGCTTTGTTTGCTCTGCAAGTGTTTCAAAACCACGAGAGAACCGAAATAAAGGAGTTTGGGGAGGGATGGGGGGGTGCTGTTCACTTTCTTCAAACTTTCGGGTCCGTCTTGCGTTGTGTTTTGTTGTGGTTGTCCCCCCCTCCCGGGGGATACAGGCTGTAGGGagaggtggtggcggtggtgctgGGGGGTGGTTTAAGGCTTCTCCGTGCACTGTTTGCAGAGGCTGGAGGAGACGCTGTTGAACAGGGCGCACTTCTCCGGGCAGGAGGCGGCCGGGGGCAGCCCGGCGCTGAACGGGTAGCCCGCCGCCTGCTCGTAGGCGCCGAGCGCGGGGTGCAGGGCAGCCGCGGCCGCCGCGGCCGCCGCGGAGCTGGGCAGCGAGGCGGCGGAGATGGCCTGGCCCTGGTTGAGGTAGGCGACGAGGCGCCGCATCTCCTCCAGGGCCTGCGCCTGCATGAGGATGTAGTTCTTGGCGAGCAGCAGCGTGGCGATCTTGGAGAGCTTCCGCACCGAGGGGCTGTGCGCGTAGGGGATCACGGCGCGCAGCTCGTCCAGCGCGTCGTTCAGGTCGTGCATCCGCCGGCGCTCCCGGGCGTTGATGTTCAGCCGCAGCGCCTTCTGCTCTTTGGATTTCTTGCTGccgcctccgccgccgccgccgccgccgccgccgccactccCGCCGCCGCCTCCGCCCGGGGCCCCCGGGGGGCCGCCGGCGCCGCCGTGCAGGTGGGCATTGGAGCAGCCCTCGGCCTGCTTGGCGCCGCCGCCCCCCGCGCCCGGGGACGCCCTGGGGTCTGCGCCCCCGGCCCTGAGCACCAGCTCGCAGCGGCCGTCGCTGTCGTCGTCGGGGCTCTGCTCGCCGCCGCTGCTCTCCGCCGCCGCCGAGCCTCGGCCCGCGCCCTCGCCGTACTTGAGGCACAGGGCGGCCCCGGCAGGCAGGCTGCTGAGGCCGGGGTCGCCCCCAACGCCGGCAGGGCCCACGAGCAGCCCCGGCACCCccaccccgccgccgccgccgccgccgccgcctcccccgGGCGGAGGCAGCAGCAGCCCTGCCCCATCGGGGTCAGCCGGCTCGAAGCCGCCCAGGGGCGACGACGAGCTGGACGCCGGGCGCTCCCGTGgcggcggaggcggcggcggcgccaGCGACAGGTCCATGCCCGGGGGCGTGGAGCGGAAAGCCGCCTCCAGGCGCTTGGCGGTGGCCACGCTCAGGCTCTTGTGCAGGAAGAGGTCGTCCTCGCCCGCCGCGGCCGCGCCGAGGTGCAGCCCGCGCTCCATGGCCCGGCGCCGGCTCGAAGCCCCGGCCCGCAGcgccggccgccgccgccgctttgGCCCCCGAGTCGGGCGGAGCCGCACACGCGCCCGAGCCGGGCTCCGGGGCTGGAGCGCGCGTCCCTCCCGGGGCAGCTGGCAGccgtctctccttctttttctttttcgccTTCCCCCGCGCTCGCCGCCtcctcttcttcgtcttcttcgtCTCCAGCCGATGGTGCCGGCTGCCGGGGCTCACCATGGGCCGCGGCCCCGCATGGTGGGAGGGTGGGCGCCCGGGGTgtgcggccgccgccgccgccgccgccgccgctctgAGCCCA
Proteins encoded in this window:
- the BHLHE22 gene encoding class E basic helix-loop-helix protein 22, with the protein product MERGLHLGAAAAGEDDLFLHKSLSVATAKRLEAAFRSTPPGMDLSLAPPPPPPPRERPASSSSSPLGGFEPADPDGAGLLLPPPGGGGGGGGGGGVGVPGLLVGPAGVGGDPGLSSLPAGAALCLKYGEGAGRGSAAAESSGGEQSPDDDSDGRCELVLRAGGADPRASPGAGGGGAKQAEGCSNAHLHGGAGGPPGAPGGGGGGSGGGGGGGGGGGGSKKSKEQKALRLNINARERRRMHDLNDALDELRAVIPYAHSPSVRKLSKIATLLLAKNYILMQAQALEEMRRLVAYLNQGQAISAASLPSSAAAAAAAAALHPALGAYEQAAGYPFSAGLPPAASCPEKCALFNSVSSSLCKQCTEKP